In one window of Myxocyprinus asiaticus isolate MX2 ecotype Aquarium Trade chromosome 43, UBuf_Myxa_2, whole genome shotgun sequence DNA:
- the LOC127433475 gene encoding voltage-gated hydrogen channel 1-like isoform X2, with product MSRYLRHFTAVGDEQNTAPQWQDEELHADSDDLELTTGQRLGQEGFRDSLRWLYSSERFQIVVVSLVILDAIFVLCELLIDLSIIEADHHRIAPQVFHYLSLALLTFFMVELSGKIYAYRLEFFRHKFEVFDGIVVVVSFILDIVYISKEDAFDAMGLLILLRLWRVARIINGIIVSVKNRAHHKVQKVKEINEKLFHEVNGLKERNTKIDQENARLQALLKQHSIDY from the exons ATGTCCCGTTACCTGAGGCATTTCACGGCGGTGGGTGATGAGCAAAACACCGCTCCCCAGTGGCAAGATGAGGAACTGCACGCTGACAGCGATGACCTTGAGCTAACCACAGGGCAGCGCCTGGGTCAGGAAGGCTTCAGGGACTCCCTACGCTGGCTTTACAGTTCAGAGAGGTTCCAG ATTGTTGTTGTAAGCCTGGTCATCTTGGATGCCATTTTCGTCCTGTGTGAACTTCTTATTGACTTGTCTATCATTGAAGCAGATCATCACAGAATTGCCCCGCAG GTATTCCACTATCTCAGCCTCGCCCTTCTCACATTCTTCATGGTGGAGCTGTCTGGAAAAATCTATGCCTACCGCCTGGAGTTCTTCCGGCATAAGTTTGAGGTGTTTGATGGGATTGTGGTGGTGGTGTCCTTCATTCTGGATATTGTTTATATCTCAAAGGAAGATGCATTTGATGCCATGGGGCTGCTGATCTTGCTCAGGCTGTGGAGAGTGGCCAGAATTATAAATG GTATCATAGTGTCGGTGAAAAATCGTGCCCATCACAAAGTTCAGAAGGTGAAGGAGATCAATGAAAAGCTTTTTCATGAAGTCAATGGACTTAAAGAGCGAAACACCAAAATT GACCAAGAAAACGCCAGACTTCAGGCACTTTTAAAACAGCACAGCATTGATTACTGA
- the LOC127433475 gene encoding voltage-gated hydrogen channel 1-like isoform X1 gives MAMVFPDGSGLFQQDNSPHHTAHIDQEWFEEHDEEFKVLPWPPNSPDLNPIEHMWDVLDQQVQSMEAPPHKLQDLKDLLLMSWCQIPQDTFRGLVESMPRRVGTVLAAHGGPIAYYTGGHNVLAHQCIQTRGPFYAFSNVYISENNFEFCSFVDKIVVVSLVILDAIFVLCELLIDLSIIEADHHRIAPQVFHYLSLALLTFFMVELSGKIYAYRLEFFRHKFEVFDGIVVVVSFILDIVYISKEDAFDAMGLLILLRLWRVARIINGIIVSVKNRAHHKVQKVKEINEKLFHEVNGLKERNTKIDQENARLQALLKQHSIDY, from the exons atggcaatggtattccctgatggcagtggcctctttcagcaggataattcgccccaccacactgcacacattgatcaggaatggtttgaggaacatgatgaagagttcaaggtgttgccctggcctccaaattccccagatctcaatccgattgagcatatgtgggatgtgctggaccaacaagtccaatccatggaggccccacctcacaaattacaggacctgaaggatctgctgctaatgtcttggtgccagataccacaggacacattcaggggtcttgtagagtccatgcctcgtcgggtcggcactgttttggcggcacacggaggaccaataGCATATTacacaggtggtcataatgttttggctcatcagtgtatacagaCTCGAGGGCCTTTCTATGCTTTTTCTAATGTTTACATCAGTGAAAATAACTTTGAGTTTTGTTCTTTTGTTGATAAGATTGTTGTTGTAAGCCTGGTCATCTTGGATGCCATTTTCGTCCTGTGTGAACTTCTTATTGACTTGTCTATCATTGAAGCAGATCATCACAGAATTGCCCCGCAG GTATTCCACTATCTCAGCCTCGCCCTTCTCACATTCTTCATGGTGGAGCTGTCTGGAAAAATCTATGCCTACCGCCTGGAGTTCTTCCGGCATAAGTTTGAGGTGTTTGATGGGATTGTGGTGGTGGTGTCCTTCATTCTGGATATTGTTTATATCTCAAAGGAAGATGCATTTGATGCCATGGGGCTGCTGATCTTGCTCAGGCTGTGGAGAGTGGCCAGAATTATAAATG GTATCATAGTGTCGGTGAAAAATCGTGCCCATCACAAAGTTCAGAAGGTGAAGGAGATCAATGAAAAGCTTTTTCATGAAGTCAATGGACTTAAAGAGCGAAACACCAAAATT GACCAAGAAAACGCCAGACTTCAGGCACTTTTAAAACAGCACAGCATTGATTACTGA